One window from the genome of Carnobacteriaceae bacterium zg-84 encodes:
- the eutL gene encoding ethanolamine utilization microcompartment protein EutL has translation MKNERLGANVLSTQIISNVDAGLAASLDLKPHHRSLGIVSSDCDDVTYVALDEATKAADVEVVYARSMYAGAGNASTKLAGEVIGIIAGPNPEEVRSGLDVVVYEIENGASFYSANDDNSIPYFAHCISRAGSYLSAGANAEEGTAIAYLIAPPVEAMIGLDAALKAADVQVGAFYGPPSETNFAGGLLVGSQSACRAACDAFARTVQTVADDPKNY, from the coding sequence GTGAAAAACGAACGTCTTGGAGCAAATGTTTTAAGTACACAAATTATTTCTAACGTAGACGCTGGATTGGCTGCATCATTAGACTTAAAGCCACATCACAGAAGTTTAGGGATTGTATCATCTGACTGTGACGATGTAACATACGTTGCATTAGATGAAGCAACAAAAGCAGCAGATGTAGAAGTTGTGTACGCACGTAGTATGTATGCTGGTGCAGGTAATGCATCAACAAAATTAGCAGGGGAAGTTATCGGTATTATTGCTGGTCCTAACCCAGAAGAAGTACGCAGCGGTTTAGATGTTGTTGTGTATGAAATTGAAAATGGTGCAAGTTTCTATAGTGCAAATGACGATAATTCAATTCCTTACTTTGCACATTGTATTTCACGTGCTGGTTCTTACTTATCAGCTGGTGCTAATGCAGAAGAAGGAACAGCAATTGCTTACCTAATTGCACCTCCAGTTGAAGCAATGATTGGATTAGATGCAGCTCTAAAAGCAGCAGATGTACAAGTTGGTGCTTTCTATGGTCCACCAAGTGAAACAAACTTTGCGGGTGGCTTATTAGTAGGATCACAATCAGCATGTCGTGCAGCTTGTGATGCATTCGCAAGAACTGTTCAAACAGTTGCAGACGATCCTAAAAATTATTAA